A stretch of Metabacillus sp. FJAT-52054 DNA encodes these proteins:
- a CDS encoding nuclease-related domain-containing protein, which translates to MIIKKRKSPLIILKLQALQRRLPDNHPKVPQITEELKKRMAGYRGELAADYQLSLYSQDKQFIFQDLRLPSETSYFQMDTLLITSKYAIILEIKNIAGTIFFEPNFNQLIRTKDGQETAFADPILQTERLQFLLKQWFLNNGFPHVPIFSLVVISNPQTIIQSPHAYQAKLAEKIIHCEKLPLKIKKIESDLNTDILTEKELRKLKRISMKEHSEADFPILDRFGLTHEDLLKGVFCPVCILKMERYKGGWYCLKCQNKYRNAHLEALNDYKLLISSTITNKEIRDYLQLVSPSSATKLLHSLNLKSTGQNKGRVYELYLNEKSTP; encoded by the coding sequence ATGATCATTAAGAAGAGAAAATCCCCGCTCATCATCCTCAAATTACAAGCTCTGCAGCGAAGATTGCCGGACAATCATCCAAAGGTACCCCAAATTACTGAAGAACTCAAAAAAAGAATGGCAGGCTATAGAGGTGAACTTGCTGCTGACTATCAGCTTTCTCTTTATTCTCAAGATAAACAATTTATTTTCCAGGATTTACGTCTTCCTAGCGAAACCTCTTATTTCCAAATGGATACTCTGCTTATAACCTCTAAATATGCCATTATTTTAGAAATAAAAAATATAGCGGGAACCATATTTTTTGAACCGAATTTTAATCAGCTAATTCGGACCAAAGATGGACAGGAAACAGCTTTTGCTGATCCTATTCTTCAGACAGAACGCCTGCAATTTCTTCTCAAGCAATGGTTTTTAAATAACGGTTTCCCCCATGTTCCTATTTTCTCTCTAGTAGTGATCAGTAATCCGCAAACCATTATCCAATCGCCGCATGCCTACCAGGCTAAATTAGCAGAGAAAATCATTCATTGTGAAAAACTTCCTCTGAAAATTAAAAAAATAGAGTCTGATCTTAATACCGATATTCTTACTGAAAAAGAATTGAGAAAGCTAAAAAGAATTTCAATGAAAGAACACAGTGAGGCAGACTTCCCGATACTTGATAGATTTGGATTAACACATGAGGACCTGTTAAAAGGAGTATTCTGTCCGGTTTGCATACTTAAAATGGAGAGATATAAAGGCGGCTGGTATTGCTTAAAATGCCAGAATAAGTATAGAAACGCTCACCTTGAAGCGCTAAATGATTACAAACTGCTAATTAGTTCTACGATTACGAATAAAGAAATCCGTGATTATTTGCAGCTTGTTAGCCCCTCTTCCGCAACAAAGCTCCTCCATTCTCTCAACCTAAAATCCACCGGCCAAAACAAAGGCAGAGTTTACGAACTCTATCTCAATGAAAAAAGCACCCCATAA
- a CDS encoding YebC/PmpR family DNA-binding transcriptional regulator produces MGRKWNNIKEKKAAKDKNTSRIYAKFGREIYVVAKQGEPDPELNQALKFVLERAKTYNVPKHIIDRAIEKAKGGSEENYDTLRYEGFGPNGSMVIVDALTNNVNRTASEVRAAFGKNGGNMGVSGSVAYMFDATAVIGVEGKSSDDVLELLMEADVDARDIQEEEESVIVYAEPDQFHAMQEAFKGAGITEFTVAELSMLAQNDVELPEDAQAQFEKLVDALEDLEDVQQVYHNVDLGE; encoded by the coding sequence ATGGGTCGTAAGTGGAATAATATTAAGGAAAAAAAGGCAGCTAAGGATAAAAACACGAGCCGGATTTACGCGAAGTTTGGACGCGAAATCTATGTAGTGGCTAAACAGGGCGAGCCGGATCCTGAATTGAACCAAGCCTTGAAATTCGTTCTTGAACGGGCAAAAACATACAATGTGCCGAAGCATATTATTGACCGTGCGATTGAGAAAGCAAAAGGCGGTTCTGAGGAAAACTACGATACTCTTCGTTATGAAGGGTTTGGACCGAACGGGTCAATGGTTATCGTAGATGCACTGACAAACAACGTAAACCGAACGGCTTCCGAGGTTCGCGCAGCATTCGGGAAAAATGGCGGGAACATGGGGGTAAGCGGTTCTGTTGCTTACATGTTTGACGCAACAGCCGTAATCGGAGTTGAAGGGAAGTCTTCCGATGACGTACTTGAACTTCTTATGGAAGCAGATGTTGATGCACGCGATATCCAGGAAGAAGAGGAGTCGGTCATCGTTTATGCAGAGCCGGATCAGTTTCATGCGATGCAGGAAGCATTCAAAGGCGCCGGCATTACAGAATTTACTGTAGCCGAGCTGTCCATGCTTGCACAAAATGACGTAGAGCTTCCTGAAGATGCACAGGCTCAATTTGAAAAATTGGTTGATGCACTTGAAGATTTAGAAGACGTTCAGCAGGTTTATCATAACGTAGACCTTGGTGAATAA
- a CDS encoding MFS transporter gives MRLIKNKVFMTILATDFIQQFGIWVRNMAIMFYIMDVTSGDPLAISTLNFLEYVPLIIFTFIGGLIADRTNPKKIMLFGDFLSVISFVILGMLLSNGVVWSIFAAVLVSAIITQFSYPASQKYFKEYVAKEDVESAIGISQLMGSLFYVLGPFLGSYFYFEFGIHTTLWVLAALFFLSFMLILTLPRTAFQKIAELRFKDELKATFRYIKRKERIKQLMKIYILLSFAMGIAINLDIFIVTERLGLGERYYQLFSGVAGVGVIAGGVLFILFKQYLSNTKVLTALISVLAVTLFFEGYSTNFAFTLVLQFIDNALLGILSGYIAALMLKETRQEYLGKVNGLSSTIMYLGITLGTLFSGFAMKTVSLVFAYGVGSAALIVLVVMLSMKKKQVL, from the coding sequence ATGCGATTAATTAAAAATAAAGTGTTTATGACGATACTTGCCACTGATTTTATTCAGCAGTTCGGAATCTGGGTCAGAAATATGGCAATCATGTTTTACATTATGGATGTAACGAGTGGAGATCCGCTCGCAATCTCCACCCTGAATTTTCTGGAATACGTACCCCTGATTATCTTTACGTTTATCGGAGGATTGATTGCTGATCGAACCAATCCGAAAAAAATTATGCTGTTTGGTGATTTTTTAAGTGTAATTTCCTTTGTTATATTAGGTATGCTCCTATCAAATGGCGTGGTGTGGAGCATATTTGCAGCTGTATTAGTTTCAGCGATTATTACTCAATTTTCTTATCCTGCTTCACAAAAATATTTTAAAGAGTATGTGGCAAAAGAGGACGTTGAGAGTGCCATAGGTATTTCTCAGCTGATGGGATCACTTTTTTATGTGTTGGGCCCGTTTTTAGGGAGTTATTTTTATTTTGAATTTGGTATTCATACCACTTTGTGGGTCCTCGCTGCGTTGTTTTTCCTATCATTTATGCTTATCCTCACCCTTCCAAGAACGGCGTTTCAAAAGATCGCAGAATTGCGTTTCAAGGATGAGCTGAAGGCCACTTTCCGCTATATTAAGCGAAAAGAGAGAATCAAGCAGCTCATGAAAATTTATATCCTTTTATCCTTTGCCATGGGAATTGCGATAAATCTTGATATCTTTATTGTGACTGAAAGACTCGGTTTGGGCGAGCGCTACTACCAGCTTTTTTCTGGTGTTGCCGGTGTCGGGGTCATAGCGGGGGGAGTATTATTTATTTTGTTTAAGCAGTATTTATCCAATACAAAAGTGCTCACAGCACTTATCTCCGTGCTTGCGGTAACCCTGTTTTTTGAAGGGTACTCAACGAACTTCGCTTTTACACTCGTTTTGCAGTTTATTGATAATGCGCTGCTGGGCATTTTAAGCGGTTATATTGCAGCACTAATGCTCAAAGAAACAAGACAGGAATACTTGGGGAAAGTAAATGGACTTAGTTCCACAATCATGTATTTGGGAATCACATTGGGAACCCTCTTTTCAGGCTTTGCCATGAAAACCGTGTCGCTCGTTTTTGCTTATGGAGTGGGGAGCGCAGCACTAATTGTTCTCGTTGTCATGCTGAGTATGAAAAAAAAGCAGGTCCTGTGA
- a CDS encoding MerR family transcriptional regulator yields the protein MSFKLSVGQVSKLYDISIDTLRYYDKIGLLQPEKDPQNGYRYYYVRHLDQLEIILNARSLEISIQDIQRAIDQESIEVYIDLMKRQENIISDRISQLQKLEKKLAETKKGIIEASAHHNSHDFSSLPVFNYEYRFYALNFDWLKDKNHSYYVKLFEEETHYYYAYDLSEPSELRVNDQLILIDAIHKKESEIDSWIKKHQLEAEKITITGMFVKTHFYGNIPDLEQYIKKICAYFSLKETSIYIKEEFYLQKKEQDEYFSEIILNVMD from the coding sequence CAGCATTGATACTCTTCGATATTATGATAAAATCGGCTTGCTTCAGCCAGAAAAAGATCCGCAGAATGGATACAGATACTACTACGTTCGGCATTTGGATCAACTGGAAATTATTTTAAATGCGAGATCATTAGAGATTTCAATTCAGGATATACAGAGAGCGATTGATCAGGAATCTATTGAGGTATATATAGATTTGATGAAAAGACAGGAAAATATTATTTCAGACAGAATTTCACAGCTTCAGAAGCTGGAGAAAAAGTTAGCCGAAACGAAGAAAGGAATCATCGAGGCATCTGCTCACCACAATTCTCATGATTTCTCCAGTCTTCCCGTGTTTAATTATGAGTATCGCTTTTACGCGCTGAATTTTGATTGGCTAAAGGATAAAAATCACTCTTACTATGTAAAATTATTTGAAGAGGAAACCCACTATTATTATGCATATGATTTAAGTGAACCAAGCGAATTGCGTGTGAATGACCAGCTGATTTTGATTGATGCAATACATAAAAAGGAATCAGAAATTGATTCATGGATTAAAAAGCATCAGCTGGAGGCTGAAAAAATAACGATAACCGGCATGTTTGTAAAAACTCATTTTTATGGGAACATTCCTGATTTGGAGCAGTATATTAAAAAGATTTGTGCCTATTTTTCGCTAAAGGAAACAAGTATTTATATAAAAGAGGAATTCTATCTTCAGAAAAAGGAACAGGACGAATATTTTTCTGAAATAATCTTAAACGTTATGGATTGA